The sequence TCTCTCTGTATTTTGACCTGTAGTTAATGTGACCCGGTGGCGTGGGATGAGAAGTTCAGTATTTCTGCCAGAACAGAGcggacaaagaaaataaatatctcTAAAACGTATCAAGGAGGAGTGCAGACTGGgccaaaatataaatatacatttcaAACTTTCAGGAGCATGTTTGGATGGTGaacaggacttttttttccttgcacagaaaaaaaacagagaaggtaatgagactttttttttctaataaattcaTAGCCTTAGCCACAGAGTTTATGTCTCTACTGAATAAATGTTatcattttaagtaaaataaatcaatgtaaACCAGTCTCTACTGCATACGACATACCTTGGTGATAAATAACCTGCACACACGGCACCTTTTTAAAAGTCACCCTAGTTTATATAAAgtgttttagaaaatattttcttattcAGACAGGTAAGTTGGCACAGATGGAAGATGCTGCCATCGGAGGGGAAACTTGGGGAGTTTCCATCTTTCAGTTTCATCTCAAAACAAGGTGAAAAGTTTGGAGAAGCTCCTCTGTGGAGTCAGATTTTACAGaggcagagagggaaaaaaaaaacaaaacacaaatgtttcctCACTTTtaaactctgtggttttatcAGAACCAAACAGCATTACAAGGAAACACTTAGCCTCCAGAATCAAACCGAGTGCTCTGCTTTCTGGTTTCGgtggtttaagctgttttttcgGTCTGATTTGACTTTTGCCGAACTTACCGCATAAGAAGGAGCTCTTTGTGGACAAGAGGCTCAGAGAGCGAACCGCGGAAGTCTCAGAGGCAACACCTGGCTGCTGGCACTTCAgacggaggaaaaaaaagaaaaaaaaaaaaagactgacgGGTGTCGAAACCTCTACACGGACTTCcaggtgttttctgttgtttatccgCCGAACAACAAACTCTGAGAACCTGAAGCCCGGAGTCCGGAGCCGCGACCGAACGACACAACCCCGCTCATTCGTGTCTCATtcgggttaaaaaacaaacaaaaaataaacaaaaacggAGCCTCCCGCGCTGCCGAACAGCCTCTCTCCCAATGTTTAGCTATTACCTGCGGCTACAGCTAATCCCCAGAGCCTAACGCCCACCCACAGGTGAGCCGTGACGTCACTCCGGCCCCGGATATGAACGCagagaaactcaaaaaaaaagaagaaaaggtgtCACGTACTAAATTGTTCTCTCTTCAGCCCGGGCTGTTCGTTAGTTCCTGACGAAAACGTCGCACATTTTGACAAATGCGCTTTTGGCTAATTAgccgcgcgcgcgcacacacacacacacacacacgctgaggGAGCGCAGAGAGGGGAGGGGCTCGGGCGGAGCATGCGCAGTGCGGGCGCGCAGCTGCTCGGCCGGCAGGTGTGTTTCCGAAGAGTATTTTTCGTTTTGCCCCATTTTCCCGGCGCGCGTGCACTTAATCACGCACGGTTGGGAGCAGAAATAGCAGGGGGCACctcacatagaaaaaaaaataaataaaatgccagCAGCACTGCAGTCTCAATAAGAGAGCACAGAACTGGAACATTAAATAgacaaatgatttatttaggaTATGTGTAAATCTATATTTGTTCAAATATAACAATGCAAATGACATTATGAACAATAATGCACAATAAAGACAATGtcaatgacatttttttcaaatatagcacatttaaaaacaactgaagttgACTAAAAAAGCTTTACAATCAAGTCAAACAAcaagtaataatttaaaatcaaatgtaaaatatgataaataagAATTAAAGCCCAAACAAATCGTAAAACACAGAAGGTTTTCTGCTCTCTTTGAATCAAAAGACATAAAAGAGAATTTCAAGCAAAGGTTAATGTGTTTATAGTCTGAACAAGTAGGCTATtctttaatataatttatttaatataagCATACTAAATGTTATAAAGAGCTATTCTAAAACTGAGTAAGTCTGTTCATTAGAATCACTAAGCCTCTAAGTTGCCATTAATAATATTTCTAGCTGCATCTCTTTATATTTACTGATTCTACTAATACTTTAAAGTAAGAACTAAATCTAAGACTgcatttttaaaccattttaattacatttattacaggtattatgtttttataaacatgtaGAATCATTTTACATTGTTTCAACTTAATATGAGGAAGAAGGCTGCATGAAAAGTCAAGGTTAAAGATGTAATCCAGATGAGGGGGGCTCTGCGGAAGAGttgtcagtatcttacctgctgtaagTAGCTGTTTGAACCTCGGtttggagtttatttctgaccggATTGTTGATCTAACAAATAATCCAAAGCAAGGTCACAACCAAAGTGAcctgctgccatcctaaaacaacttcacacatttttaaagccgATCATGCAAACACTCCCACTGAAATCTTACATTTGCATCGGTTTAGCATGAAGTGGTTATTTACATCgggttttatgtttctgttgtttttgtaaaagtggcagctagctgtggcCCTTCCAGTGTAGCCTGGGGGCCTATATGGAAATATCATaatgtttctgcaggaataactgtgtaaaataaacctgacagcatcataaatgtttataaattagtgatcacatgaaccactgtgacACTGTTCGGTCTGGAGTTGTTTGAAGATGACGCCACTTTGATTTTTGGCCTTGCttggactgagttatagcttgTCAGTTTGTccagaaataaactatttctccaaactgaggtcattcaaaaggctatctacaacaactgagatgttaattgtttaaaaccttCCACAAAAGTCCAATTCAAAGTATCTGAGAAGCTTAATGTTTTCTTGATTATAAAAGGTTTTCTGGTGTAAACATCTGTTAGTTTGATTGGATTGGTTTTGATAGCTGATTGATCTCCTTTGAGTGGTTGTTTGAACTCTAGTTCATCTtcgttaaaatgttaaattgtgTCAACCTTCTGTGTTTAGGCTGAATTAGATTAGTTAACTAATTGAGCTCTTTAGGGTGAATGATTGAATCTGCATTTCTGCTGTAGCTTAATTAAAACCCGTTCCACTCCAGGACGGTTTTGAGTAAAAATGGTCTCAAATCCAGTGAAAACGATGCGTTTAATAGACTTAGGCTGACGTTCGGAGGGACAGAGAACCAAAACTGTGAcgatgcaaacatttaaatcccCTCACCAGCCTGACTGACCTCCAGTCAGGTTGACTTAAATCGCTACTTCAGTCGgacatgaattttttttttttggcagcatTTTTTGAAGTGAATACAATTTTAgctaattatttaatttcatcGCAATCTTTACAAATAGCTTGTCAaatagacaaagaaaaatatgctgatacaaaaaaaaacccaaaaacagtTCACAGATCATGTTCCAGtgcctgaaaaacacaaaggcaCTTTTAAGGAGAGATTTAAAGGTTGCAACTGCATCACATTTACTGGAAATCCATCTTGTGTTTTACGCTCAATGATCAGGAGTTAAGATGGGGGCATTGGTCGCCAcctgtttggtttgtgtttctgtgggctCTTGAACAATGCAGGTGTCATTTGGCAGCTGCTGTGACAGATCGAGTCCTCCGTGCCCTTGCGACCTGCTGCCGCCTGCTGCGATGCGCCCCAGCCGAGGGTCCGAGTCGATCTCGAACCGGTAGTGGTACCCCTCCAGGATGTCCCGGCACGCGTCTCTCGTCTCTATGATCCATTTCTTCATGCCGTTGCGGTTCAGGTAgagcacaaacaggaaaaccatGCCCACAAAGCCCAGCACTAGCCCCAGGAAGACGTAGGAATTCTGCAGGGTGAGGTCAGTCACCTCGGAGAGGACTGGACCAACACAGCCAATGGCCTGGACAGTGATTCCTTGCAGACGGAAGTCAGTTAATTCTTCCGGTGACGCACATCTGATGGCATCCACATCCACCCTGACCCTCGATTCATTTAGCCAAGTCACAAAATCATGGATCTCACAGGAGCAGGCGTATGGGTTGTTACCAAGAAGGATCCTAACACTCCCAAGCCTCTCCAGCTCTTGAAGAGCATCGGTCCTGAACGTCCCAAAGGCGTTGTGCGTCAGGTCCAGCTTCTCCAGGTGATTCATGCCAGAGAAGGTCCCACTGTAAACGGCCACCAAAGAGTTGTTggagaggaggagctgctgcagattgGGAACGTGGGAGAACATCCTGGGGGGCAGCAGGGTGATGCGGTTCCCAGAGAGGTCGAGGTGGAGGAGCCCCCAGAGGCCACCCCATCGCAGAGCCGTGGCGAGGTCTGTCAGGGCGGTGAAGTTGTACAGCGACTGGCTCAGGTTGAGCTCTTGAAGGGGACTTCCAGGAATGCTGAGGGCCTCTGGATGGATGAGTGCCAGCTGGTTTCCACTGAGGTCCAGGAAGCGCAGGTTGGTGAAGGCAGAGAAGGCGTGGGCTGCCAGCTCCGTGATCCTGAAGAGACAACAGTCAGTGTAACACCTGCTCTCACACACTTCAGACCACTCTCACTGAGTGGAAACGCATCGGGTGTGACTTTATGATTGGTATAGTCATCACAACATCAGTGTGTGCAATATCAATAACACAAAGCTGCAGTACATGATAGTTTATTGTTTCCCAAGAGCCATACATTCATGATCTGCATCCCTAAAATGTTTGGCAAGCTGGATGAACTCCAAGTCACTGAACCCCAAGTTAAAccagtatttcactgggctgcaactctTGGCAACAAATTGCCCACGGCATTCATGAGGGactctccaaaatgtctcgaaatgCTTGAGGGGATTCTCAAGTTCCTCGCACTTTCCTCGCCTTAACTttgaatatgttaaaaaaatttggACGACAGATTCATCTCAAGTATCTGAAACTCATCTCAAAGCCATATTAATTTAGTTGTGTTACATCTGGAGCATAGGTTTCCTTCGTTGTGGATTGTGAAATGCTACTTGTGGGTCTTAAGATGATCTTCAGTAAccaaattgaattaaaaatatattcctAGTTGCATACTTTTGCCATAAGACACAAAATCAGGAgtcataaatggataaaaatgagATAATGGTTGTtaaggctgtttgtgttgtcctTACTCCTTGGTTTTATTGGCGTACAAAAATGTATATGTTTCACCCAGTAATCGTTGGGGTGTCACTGTTATTTTCTGGGTCGATTGCTGAAAAGTTTAGGAATCATTGGTCTAGAGTGTTagaagtagattttttttgccCGTATGTACAATGTGTGAACTCTCTGTGAATTCTGGCCTGATTTTCTCTGGGAGTTCACCCAAACATGTCGTTCAGGGTGACACCAAGggaaaatttgtgtattttctcacaGTCTCATGTCTCCGACCAGCCCTCAACAGTTGCAGCCAAGTGAGATGATACCTTAATCTGCAGCTTGTGACGCTTGCAGtttaaaagcactttgagtggttAGAAAGACTggaaaagtgcttttttttaccattactTTCATTTCTCTCGATGTTCACATGATTTATATGATCAAACACAGTGTGTGCTGGAAgcaatttgataaaaaaaaagacaggaatgctgaaaatgcatttatcacatccaGTATCATTACAGTATTGATAatattgcatgtttttctgATAGTCTAACAGATCTCAGAAACAGAAGGCACATTCACTGATAAAGCCATTAGTTATTTAttatgtacacacacaaacaaagttaGTCGTGCTTAATATGCATaactgaggaaacaaaacacactgaCATTCTCACCTGTTATTGCTTAAAATGATGTTAGTGACATTCTCCGGCTCTGTAAACGAATCGGCTCTGATCTGGTGAATGTTGTTGCCGGTGATGATGACGGTCCTGGCGTATCCCGGGACGTGCTGTGGCACTCTGAGCAGAGACTTGGAGACACACTTCACTGTGTGGGTGACCGCAAAGCACTCGCAGCCGAGAGGACAGCCCAAGCACCAGCAGGGCGCGCGGACGAGGAGAACGCCGCAAAACACGAAGAGCGCAAAAATGCACATCTTTGACCCGTGCGAGCCAAGTCGAAAAGGAAAAACGGCAGCGGAGGGGGAAATGTGACCCTTCTCGCTCTCAAACAAATTCAACGCTGCAAAAGTGTGAAACGCTGCTTGTTCCTGCGCTGGAGCCTCCTCATCTGCTCCACTGTGGGGAAACAAGGGTTCCCATAAATCGATGGCTCATATCACACAGAATctgctggattaaaaaaaaaagggtacgTGGTTCCCTTAAAGGTACAGAGGACAGGAAGGGTTTCCACAGCATACACCACAGTCTAATAATCctattaactaaaaaaaacaaacaacaacaacagaagttttaaacaaatacacaacaaTAAATAAGGGTCATCTCACTGCACAGCTTTACGAACAATTTACAACTCAGTAAACATTCCAGCATGAGGTTGTACAATTGGAAAGCATTCGGTTTCTGTctggaaataaataacaataaaaaaaaaagacatttatctCATCTTCCATCACACAGCAGAGGGATTCAAAGCAGGCCAATACGACAATTTCTCACACCATCGTTCTATATTTGGTAGCGGCTCGTCTCTCTCGGACAAATAATTGATGAGGGCGAATCGTTTCGTACCGATTCATCACTGAGATTAACAGAAAAGTGTCTGGAATTACATTCATCGTCGCCATTCATGAAAAACGCAGCTCCCCTATATGCTTTCCTCTGGCGCTGTCATGTGGAGACGATCATTATCTTTAATAACACTCATTAAGAAAAAACGAAGACACAGAGCCCATCGTGTGTAGTTGGATATATTGCAAAGGAAGGATGTGTTGAGCTTGTAGTGTGCCTCATTGAAATGatacagcaacaaaaatatatCAATTATTTCGAAACAACATCCAGCAGGACGTCCCCCTCAATGTTTCTCCTTCAGATTACAAAACACCCTGGAGTCCTTCGTCTGGGATTTTTTGTACTAACAACCGTCCCG is a genomic window of Kryptolebias marmoratus isolate JLee-2015 linkage group LG16, ASM164957v2, whole genome shotgun sequence containing:
- the tpbgl gene encoding trophoblast glycoprotein-like — encoded protein: MCIFALFVFCGVLLVRAPCWCLGCPLGCECFAVTHTVKCVSKSLLRVPQHVPGYARTVIITGNNIHQIRADSFTEPENVTNIILSNNRITELAAHAFSAFTNLRFLDLSGNQLALIHPEALSIPGSPLQELNLSQSLYNFTALTDLATALRWGGLWGLLHLDLSGNRITLLPPRMFSHVPNLQQLLLSNNSLVAVYSGTFSGMNHLEKLDLTHNAFGTFRTDALQELERLGSVRILLGNNPYACSCEIHDFVTWLNESRVRVDVDAIRCASPEELTDFRLQGITVQAIGCVGPVLSEVTDLTLQNSYVFLGLVLGFVGMVFLFVLYLNRNGMKKWIIETRDACRDILEGYHYRFEIDSDPRLGRIAAGGSRSQGHGGLDLSQQLPNDTCIVQEPTETQTKQVATNAPILTPDH